The Thermodesulfobacteriota bacterium genome includes the window CGACAATCGGACACACGCCGCCAAGCTCCTGGGCATCTCCATCCGCACCCTCCGGAACAAGCTCCACGAATACCGGGAAAAAGGCCTGCTGGAGTAAGGCTGCCACAGGAGGCCCCCGCCGCCCGGCGTCTTTGGCATACTGCTTGCTAACGCTCTGGTGTAGCCGGCAAGACCTGCCGGTCTGGCCGGGACGACCGGCTGCCGTCCCATAGCTCCCATGATTCCCATAATTCCCATTGAGCTCATGGGACCTATAGGACCTATAGGACTTATGGACCCATTGGACCCATACCACCTCTCCCAGAGGCCAGGAGGCTGCCATGCCGATCCGTTCCCTGTTCGGTGGATCCCTTGCCCTGACCAGGCACGCCCTGGACCTGCGCCTGGAGCGGCAGGGGCTCATTCAATCGAATATTGCCAACCTGGAGACCCCGGGCTACCAGGCGCAGGACCTCCCCTTTGCCCGGATCATGGCCAGCATTACGGCCGGCCAGCGGCCGCTCAATACCACCCA containing:
- the flgB gene encoding flagellar basal body rod protein FlgB: MPIRSLFGGSLALTRHALDLRLERQGLIQSNIANLETPGYQAQDLPFARIMASITAGQRPLNTTHPRHLEVDPATAAMRLEPAAMKGPVDLDEEMVKLAENNLMYQTAARIMAKKYEGIRFAIDEGGK